CTTCGCTTTCGTCATGATGACTCTCCTCCGTCGGTGTGGGCGAACTGCGGGCGTAGCGTGGGCTTTGATGACGGATGCGTCAAGGGGTGAGAGTGATTGAGCGGAATGTATGAAGTTTTTCCAGGAGGCTGCGCATTCCGTCACGCGTCGCGGCAATGATATCCGCGTCGTGTGTCGCGGTGTGTCGTGCTCGAAAGGGCTGTATCAGCTCACCCACGGACACCGCCCGTCCTGTGTTCAATCGTTGGAACAACGTTTCGACTGTTTTTCCTCCGCCGATTCCTCGCAGCGCGTGGCCATTGACGGCACAGAGCCACTGCCGGGCCCCGTCGCGTTCGAAGAGCACGGGGAAGCGTGAGTCCACCCGGATGCGCTGCGAATCGCGCAGCCGCCGGGTGCGAGCAGGGGCTGGAACGGGTTCGAAGCCTCCGGCGGAGAGCCGTTTCATCCAGGTGGCCTGGATGTGCCGCTGGGCTTCCTGTGGCGCGCTGACGTCATGAAACGCCTCCACCGCCTCGGCGAGCGCGCGAGGCAACCGCGCGGACAGGACGCCCTTGTTCTCGAACGCGCCTCGGTCCAAGGGCGAGGCCTTCACGCGGGCCAGCCGCGTCTGCTTCCACTGCTGCTCCGCCAGGGAGGTCTCGTCGAGCATCCCGCGCAGCAGGTCGTCGACGGAGAAGAGGGGCGGGTGTCCGCTGATGGGGATGCCGACATTCACGCTGCTGGCCACGCCCGTGCCTGTGTTTTCGCCCACGTGGTAGTAGGTGGAGGGCCAGTAGAGGATGTCTCCGGGCTCGACCTCGGCCACGAAGGACGACTTCAGATAGGGCTGATAGTCCAGGATGGTGGAGACGTCTTCACGCCAGGGGCGCCGGGCCCAGAAGCGCATGCGCTTGCGGCCCCGGAGCGCGAAGAGGAAGGTCGTGAACCGGTCCATGTGGACGCCTACGGGGCTGCTTTCGTAGGTGCCATGAAACAGGGTGGTGATGCCGCCTGATTGGGGAAGTCCCACGCGCCGCCACAGCTCGGAGAAGA
This genomic window from Myxococcus hansupus contains:
- a CDS encoding JmjC domain-containing protein; its protein translation is MPALEITHRFDWDTFVARYWNQRPVLFKGTGASPFTAEDTFEAAASATRHYLSRSYASNSRPEITFTVDRLRQLFAREWLPQAKDGSLDGYDARLAARLGEQRYALIVSSLHSFSHLLWSRERDFFSELWRRVGLPQSGGITTLFHGTYESSPVGVHMDRFTTFLFALRGRKRMRFWARRPWREDVSTILDYQPYLKSSFVAEVEPGDILYWPSTYYHVGENTGTGVASSVNVGIPISGHPPLFSVDDLLRGMLDETSLAEQQWKQTRLARVKASPLDRGAFENKGVLSARLPRALAEAVEAFHDVSAPQEAQRHIQATWMKRLSAGGFEPVPAPARTRRLRDSQRIRVDSRFPVLFERDGARQWLCAVNGHALRGIGGGKTVETLFQRLNTGRAVSVGELIQPFRARHTATHDADIIAATRDGMRSLLEKLHTFRSITLTP